A genomic window from Glycine soja cultivar W05 chromosome 10, ASM419377v2, whole genome shotgun sequence includes:
- the LOC114371672 gene encoding uncharacterized protein LOC114371672: MPHPIAAEGAQVMPVDEGSQNQALTVYQSSLDKEFDIDPRDDTSDRGPKPMEEIAQLEFGPKPGACPKDVYPFPSIDRLVDGAFGFQVLSFLDAYFGYNQIRMHPPDKE, encoded by the exons ATGCCTCATCCCATAGCAGCTGAAGGCGCTCAAGTCATGCCAGTGGACGAAGGGTCTCAAAATCAAGCCCTGACCGTCTACCAATCCAGCCTGGACAAAGAATTTGACATAGATCCACGAGACGACACCTCCGACAGAGGCCCGAAACCCATGGAAGAGATTGCCCAACTTGAATTCGGACCTAAACCAGG AGCATGCCCCAAAGACGTGTACCCTTTCCCCAGCATCGACAGGTTGGTTGATGGAGCATTTGGGTTCCAGGTGTTAAGCTTCTTAGACGCCTACTTCGGATACAATCAGATTAGAATGCATCCTCCAGACAAGGAGTAA